From the genome of Onthophagus taurus isolate NC chromosome 5, IU_Otau_3.0, whole genome shotgun sequence, one region includes:
- the LOC111415803 gene encoding mediator of RNA polymerase II transcription subunit 13 isoform X2, producing MTHPNLQTNGASLEDCHTNFFALTELSGIKWRKLVWCEGGGVGGAYGGAHPAGSGGGEPLEDVVLRSYARCLAADILCVWRRVSAPQATHPFDLVPPPPSQPPPLSLAAAKELWIFWYGEEPDLKDLIAPDLLQCESEQGSWESGLSYECRSLLFKALHNLIERCLLSRDFIRIGKWFVQPHTGSRKPTDASSVHLSFSFAFFVHGDSSVCASVDVRQHPPVRKLCKSHLHQAQASTSGLQVILAPFGLAGTITGQTFKNCDNARLLEDWGHFFPLDKNYLQSPTENGVVEVIVGGMKMRYPSGYVLVTDIDDTVNNSAPTSVDSNVTTPLVTITNTNSSANGTTKHGNGDFSNIPSNLQTPPASPVPINSKVPHPGPFPVSVEHPASMQRPSTAASVFPERVWQECMLGQAGTAQGSSGPGEWDFVDPLKRVICSCSRCRKYVGSMTSSKWASPRPCKGARGRIPFHRRSPVPPENDRCVGSCTPHGGPPSYPRTQESLAIPSVGSPQSAAPSPLPNPSSEQPASVPPNDQGMLIMPTLSPIPSTTGQSPAEKVLNTQTPEQPPKSTGSIINSPHPLTETKCNGANENSNLTTSTLTAPILKRPTLSSKEYESAVGEEDLTLDLLYDFSTLNAWLNHPVKKIKLDSKDIQRNNRSNKDLYSMFKQNGDSLTNNDLSVNNIRKEPFLIHDIKQEPGLEMETETTILPGHGIKRPGDPYDFEEEGPNSDCHLDSFKRTGITIKEEPKDVKKDLRLLTNEDLQPSFRDLDEIFEHSDDTSSDEALHAHIQTPPDSNKSIGHHDDNKRLSGHSSGNTSGGSAGAGCSLIGGLRPEELSKMFPTPPSLEHNPIASPIGQQDLPQPDLTELSLIRKQDIYPNTGSPQEENIDWSFVFKPGTVCKMVGSSKYAPLTNLPSQTLPPVIFPSTYIYKPSWEQHTDRQAQQTNRETSTQQPSSTTPATSNPKTNTVQHILSQQQQQTQPQQPQQSSQLSQQPSIPQLPPGMLSGIHGNFPSSPLPPNFRPPPPPYELPSPATSTASSYLNKNLNSVEPVSTPTTVQRTPEASSLLVNILLTDTALNIFRDHNFDSCTLCVCNAGSKSAGNIKGADAGVYLMNGQGSDRSVHQPNSPYQSGMGQPPPYGMLSPPHHPHTPGIDEDAVRCSCGFSAVVNRRLSHRSGLFYEDEMEITGIAEDPGELKKTSMVSFLLSTSTTKQEPGLDRDQLDVVPHSVLDLVRDQCVMIQSTANSLYRIARFLSSQPNVNGVSYSNTINSLEFRDGNDVTSVALEQSKHPDSLPMCKMEETIQRRNSHSISVHRWPFLRACGPQCNQDIIRMMKNLQPLLQEAIQKKSQTKLWDAPSAVKGPLTWRQFHRLAGRGTNDRCEPQPIPSLIVGHEKDWLSLSPYALQYWESLLLEPYSYPRDVAYIVVAPDNDAILPRVRTFFKELSSAYEMCRLGRHCPITKILREGILRVGKTAKIKIGNEPVEDWFTLLGEGEATDMLRLYAQVCKHHLAPHLQQLPMDKSLLDQAPEIIDKSMPSPMPPPSTPDSNTQSSDKAPSTPKSEQSDQEGLSSKDIPQSSGPSLDIPHDDEESETPAIVIYLVDPFSMGTDQPEFQRIACLALLRCFQSVLNSVPENIRSNISVQIISQESIIELGKARERFRFNDHMRSLALSIFSQSRRLLMHTNSVKSLTGFGTAAMCDLFLKNKDEKNRAPYKMYTPPYVLAPLKEKVESIESFGQATEQASVLYLSYCLSEDQSWLLAVVTDERGEIFETIMINIDIPNRSRRKKASARRVGLLKLMDFVLGVMSQNVKPWRLVVGRLGRIGHGELKGWSHLLSGKNLQKASKHLKEICTQCSLTYPSTVPCILSACLVSLEPDSVLRLLPDQFTPDERFSQISINSQLSTPQDVTCTHVLVFPTSATTQSTQSTFQETHLDTGDLGDDELFPVDEIDEIDDLNDIFNWSTGPQSPTGREEFRPDSPSNVMNAGHQDSPFQCAGNQRNNEPVEEVGAVLQQPLALGYLVSTAPTGKMPKWFWSSCPHLEGVCPAFLKNALHLHSPNIQRSEDLLPLPHVTSHPLDSQYTTDVLRYVLEGYNALSWLVLDSNTRDRLSCLPVHIQVLIQLYHTTAALL from the exons ATGACGCATCCGAACCTACAAACCAACGGCGCCAGTTTGGAAGATTGCCACACTAATTTCTTTGCCCTG aCCGAATTATCGGGTATAAAATGGCGTAAACTGGTGTGGTGCGAAGGAGGTGGTGTTGGGGGAGCGTACGGGGGCGCGCACCCCGCTGGAAGCGGAGGCGGGGAACCCCTCGAAGACGTCGTTTTGAGAAGTTACGCCCGGTGTCTTGCAGCGGATATCCTATGCGTTTGGAGACGCGTTTCGGCACCTCAAGCGACGCATCCTTTCGACTTGGTCCCACCACCACCGAGTCAACCGCCGCCCCTTAGTCTTGCCGCGGCTAAGGAACTTTGGATTTTCTGGTACGGCGAAGAACCAGACCTCAAGGATTTAATTGCACCAGATCTTTTACAATGCG AAAGTGAACAAGGATCGTGGGAAAGCGGTTTATCATACGAATGCAGATCGTTGCTATTCAAGGCTTTACACAATTTGATCGAACGTTGTTTGTTATCGAGGGACTTCATAAGGATAGGAAAGTGGTTCGTGCAGCCTCATACGGGCTCTAGGAAACCGACGGACGCCAGTTCGGTGCATCTATCGTTTTCGTTTGCGTTTTTCGTGCACGGCGATAGTTCCGTGTGCGCTAGCGTCGACGTCAGGCAACATCCGCCCGTTCGAAAACTATGCAAGAGCCACCTGCATCAGGCGCAGGCGTCCACGTCGGGTTTGCAAG TTATTCTTGCCCCGTTTGGATTGGCGGGAACAATAACCGGACAGACGTTTAAAAATTGCGACAACGCTCGTCTTTTGGAAGATTGGGGACACTTTTTTCCTTTAgacaaaaattatttgcaaTCTCCGACGGAGAATGGAGTCGTGGAGGTGATTGTTGGCGGGATGAAGATGCGATATCCCTCGGGCTACGTTCTCGTAACGGACATTGACGATACCGTGAATAATTCAGCCCCGACTTCCGTTGATTCTAATGTTACCACTCCTCTTGTTACCATCACCAATACAAATTCCTCCGCAAATGGCACCACCAAACATGGAAATGGGGATTTTTcga ATATCCCATCGAATTTACAAACACCACCAGCATCTCCTGTTCCAATTAATAGTAAAGTGCCACATCCTGGGCCTTTTCCAGTTTCGGTGGAGCACCCCGCATCTATGCAACGGCCTTCAACGGCGGCTTCGGTGTTTCCGGAACGAGTTTGGCAAGAATGTATGTTGGGGCAAGCTGGGACGGCGCAAGGATCTTCAGGTCCTGGCGAATGGGATTTTGTCGATCCTTTAAAAAGGGTCATCTGCTCGTGTTCAAG GTGTAGAAAGTACGTGGGCAGCATGACGAGCAGTAAGTGGGCCTCGCCGCGGCCCTGCAAGGGGGCGCGGGGCAGAATCCCCTTCCATAGACGCTCCCCCGTGCCTCCAGAGAACGACAG GTGTGTGGGTTCGTGTACGCCACATGGTGGGCCGCCTTCGTATCCTCGTACGCAAGAATCGCTCGCAATTCCATCCGTGGGAAGTCCGCAATCGGCCGCACCATCTCCGTTGCCCAATCCGAGCTCGGAACAACCCGCGTCGGTGCCCCCCAACGATCAAGGCATGCTCATTATGCCGACATTGTCGCCTATACCGTCCACGACGGGGCAATCGCCCGCTGAAAAAGTACTCAATACGCAAACACCGGAACAACCGCCGAAAAGCACCGGATCGATAATTAACAGCCCGCATCCGCTAACAGAAACAAAATGTAATGGCGCGAACGAAAATAGTAATTTAACCACTTCAACATTAACAGCTCCGATTTTGAAAAGACCAACGTTAAGTTCAAAAGAATACGAATCGGCTGTTGGTGAAGAAGATCTTACTTTGGATTTACTTTATGATTTTTCAACATTAAATGCttg gtTAAATCATCCTGTAAAGAAGATTAAGTTGGATTCGAAAGACATCCAACGAAATAACAGATCAAACAAAGACTTGTATTCtatgtttaaacaaaacgGGGATTCGCTTACAAATAATGATCTGTCTGTTAATAATATTAGGAAAGAACCGTTTTTAATTCATGACATTAAACAAGAACCAGGCCTTGAg atggaAACAGAAACAACAATATTACCCGGCCATGGAATAAAAAGACCGGGCGATCCTTACGATTTTGAAGAGGAAGGTCCAAATAGTGATTGTCATCTCGATAGTTTTAAACGTACCGGAATTACAATTAAAGAAGAGCCaaaagatgttaaaaaagaCCTTAGATTATTGACCAATGAAGATCTCCAACCTTCGTTTAGAGATCTTGATGAGATTTTTGAACATTCGGATGATACAAGCAGTGATGAAGCa CTGCACGCTCATATACAAACTCCACCCGATTCTAATAAATCGATTGGACACCACGATGATAACAAAAGACTTTCTGGACATAGTAGTGGAAATACAAGTGGGGGAAGTGCGGGAGCCGGTTGTTCGTTAATTGGGGGACTTCGACCCGAGGAACTTAGTAAAATGTTTCCTACACCTCCCAGTTTGGAACATAATCCGATCGCTTCACCAATTGGGCAACAAGATTTACCACAACCGGATTTAACCGAATTGAGTTTAATTCGAAAACAAGATATTTATCCAAATACGGGAAGTCCACAGGAAGAAAATATAG ACTGGAGTTTTGTATTTAAACCTGGTACTGTTTGCAAAATGGTTGGTTCGAGTAAATACGCCCCACTGACAAACCTACCGAGTCAAACATTACCGCCTGTGATATTTCCCTCAACTTACATCTACAAGCCTTCATGGGAACAACACACCGATCGACAAGCTCAACAAACAAACCGCGAAACCAGCACACAACAACCTTCATCAACCACGCCCGCCACTTCGAATCCAAAGACCAACACCGTACAACATATTTTAtctcaacaacaacaacaaactCAACCGCAACAACCCCAACAATCGTCGCAACTCTCTCAACAGCCCTCCATACCGcaacttccgcctggaatgcTTTCTGGTATTCACGGCAACTTCCCGTCAAGTCCGTTACCACCTAATTTTAGGCCGCCTCCACCACCCTACGAATTACCAAGCCCCGCAACTTCAACCGCGAGCAGTTacttaaacaaaaacttaaacaGTGTTGAACCGGTGTCAACTCCAACGACAGTGCAACGGACTCCCGAGGCTAGTTCTCTTTTagtgaatattttattaacggATACTGCATTAAATATTTTCCGCGATCATAATTTCGATAGCTGTACGTTATGTGTGTGTAACGCGGGAAGTAAATCGGCCGGGAATATTAAGGGGGCCGATGCGGGGGTTTATTTGATGAATGGACAAGGTAGTGACAGATCAGTGCATCAACCCAACAGTCCGTATCAATCGGGAATGGGACAACCACCTCCTTATGGAATGTTATCACCACCACATCATCCTCATACACCGGGAATCGATGAGGACGCTGTTAGGTGTAGTTGCGGATTTTCAGCGGTTGTTAATAGGAGGTTATCACATCGAAGTGGGTTATTTTATGAGGATGAAATGGAAATAACTG gTATAGCTGAAGATCCTGgagaattaaagaaaacatcaatggtatcatttttactttcaaCAAGTACCACAAAACAAGAACCAGGATTAGATCGCGATCAATTAGATGTTGTACCACACAGCGTACTCGATTTAGTTCGAGATCAATGCGTGATGATCCAAAGTACTGCAAATTCTTTATACCGAATCGCTCGTTTCTTATCAAGTCAACCCAACGTGAACGGAGTCTCGTATTCAAATACAATTAATTCGTTAGAGTTTCGCGATGGGAATGATGTGACGAGCGTTGCTTTGGAGCAAAGTAAACATCCGGATAGTTTGCCTATGTGTAAAATGGAAGAGACGATTCAAAGACGAAATTCGCACAGCATATCAGTGCACAGGTGGCCTTTCTTAAGAGCGTGTGGTCCTCAATGTAATCAAGATATAATAAGAATGATGAAAAATCTTCAACCGCTTTTACAAGAGGCGATACAGAAGAAGAGTCAAACTAAACTTTGGGATGCCCCTTCAGCTGTTAAAGGACCATTAACTTGGAGACAATTTCATCGGTTAGCTGGGAGAGGTACAAATGATCGTTGCGAACCACAACCGATTCCTTCGTTGATTGTGGGTCATGAAAAAGATTGGTTGTCTTTATCTCCGTATGCGTTACAATATTGGGAAAGTTTATTACTCGAGCCGTATTCGTATCCGCGAGATGTAGCTTACATCGTAGTCGCGCCCGATAATGACGCAATCCTTCCGAGGGTGCGGACGTTCTTTAAAGAGTTATCATCAGCTTATGAAATGTGTCGATTGGGAAGACATTGTccaattacgaaaattttaaGAGAAGGCATTTTAAGGGTTGGAAAAAcggctaaaattaaaataggaaATGAACCTGTGGAGGATTGGTTTACGTTGCTGGGGGAGGGTGAAGCGACTGATATGTTAAGGTTGTACGCGCAAGTTTGTAAGCATCATTTAGCCCCGCATCTTCAACAATTACCCATGGATAAATCACTTTTGGATCAAGCGCCCGAAATTATCGACAAATCAATGCCAAGTCCTATGCCTCCACCAAGTACACCAGATAGTAATACGCAATCAAGTGATAAAGCTCCGTCTACACCAAAAAGTGAACAAT ctgATCAAGAAGGTTTATCAAGCAAAGATATTCCACAATCTTCCGGACCATCGTTGGACATTCCACATGACGATGAAGAAAGTGAAACCCCCGCGATTGTGATATACTTAGTTGACCCATTTTCGATGGGAACCGATCAACCCGAATTCCAAAGAATCGCTTGTTTGGCTCTGTTACGTTGCTTCCAGTCAGTTCTTAATTCGGTTCCGGAAAATATACGAAGTAATATTAGCGTGcag atcATCTCTCAAGAAAGCATCATCGAATTAGGAAAAGCTCGCGAACGATTTAGATTTAACGACCACATGCGATCCTTGGCTCTAAGCATTTTTTCGCAAAGCCGGAGATTATTGATGCATACCAATAGTGTTAAATCACTCACTGGGTTTGGAACGGCTGCGATGTGTGATTTATTCCTCAAAAATAAAGAC gAGAAAAATCGAGCTCCATATAAAATGTACACACCGCCGTACGTTTTAGCtccattaaaagaaaaagtagaATCGATCGAATCTTTTGGCCAAGCTACTGAACAAGCCTCCGTTTTGTACCTGAGTTATTGCCTATCGGAGGATCAGAGTTGGCTTTTAGCGGTAGTTACTGATGAGCGGGGTGAAATTTTCGAAACGATCATGATTAATATCGATATTCCGAATAGAAGTAGAAGGAAAAAGGCGTCCGCGCGCCGCGTTGGACTCCTAAAATTAATGGATTTCGTGTTGGGGGTGATGTCGCAAAACGTGAAACCTTGGAGATTGGTCGTCGGGAGATTAGGGCGAATAGGACATGGTGAATTAAAAGGTTGGAGTCATTTGCTAAGcggaaaaaatttacaaaaagcATCGAAACATCTAAAAGAAATTTGCACGCAATGTTCTTTAACTTACCCGAGTACGGTTCCGTGTATTTTAAGTGCTTGTCTTGTTAGTCTTGAACCCGACTCAGTTTTGAGATTACTTCCGGACCAATTCACCCCCGACGAACGTTTCAGCCAAATCAGCATTAACTCCCAATTATCAACACCTCAAGACGTGACTTGCACTCACGTTTTAGTATTTCCAACAAGCGCGACCACCCAATCGACTCAATCAACCTTCCAAGAAACACATTTAGACACGGGGGATTTAGGAGACGACGAGTTATTCCCCGTGGATGAAATCGACGAAATCGACGatttaaatgacatttttaattgGTCAACGGGGCCTCAAAGTCCAACGGGACGCGAAGAGTTCCGCCCGGATAGTCCTAGTAATGTGATGAACGCCGGACATCAAGATAGTCCGTTTCAATGCGCCGGAAATCAAAGAAATAATGAACCCGTCGAGGAGGTTGGGGCGGTTCTACAACAACCCCTCGCTTTGGGTTATTTGGTTTCGACGGCGCCGACGGGGAAAATGCCGAAGTGGTTTTGGTCGTCTTGTCCGCATCTTGAAGGTGTTTGTCCGGCTTTTCTTAAAAACGCTCTTCATTTGCATAGCCCTAATATTCAAAGATCCGAGGATTTATTACCGTTGCCTCATGTTACATCACATCCTTTAGATTCTCAATACACAACTGATGTTTTAAg GTACGTTTTGGAAGGTTACAACGCGTTATCTTGGCTTGTTTTGGATTCAAATACGAGGGATCGCCTTTCGTGTCTCCCAGTTCATATACAAGTATTGATACAGCTGTATCATACGACAGCGGCGCTCCTTTAA